The genome window CAAGTGTAACCTTGCTCCTGAAGTATTATCGATTAAAGGTTGTAACGACTTGGTCAGATTGTAATTTTGTCTTGTAAAATTTGAGTCTTTAAATCGTTGTCCCTTAAAGCATGAACCTTACAAAGCTCTTCCTACCGGCGACTCCACGCCTCTTGCCCAAATATGGCGTCCTTCCCCTACGGAGCGCGAGACACTTCCGTCCCTCACAAGTGACTTCCACCCAGCGCGGCGTGGCAACAGTCGCCGCCGTCCTTAGTCCGCAGCCACACCCCACTTATGGCCCAAGAACGCTCGAGCGTAACTTTGTTTGGAAGCTGATAAAACTCACCGTGAAGCAAGTCCCATTGGATGAAAATTTGGTCGTAGCATTTCTCAGGTAATAGAGTCGGCACCAGTACTCGCCTCAGCGGCCCGTCTGCCTCGGCCACCATATTGCGAAGGTAGTTTACGCCAGTCGCTCCAAGCCGCCATTGATTCTGCGCATGCGCGTCCTGAACGCTCCGCCCCTTTTCTTCCCGCGACTACGCTGGAGTGCCCCCCGTTCTCCGCTTTTTCTTACGCAACCCCACCTTTGGTCTCGTGAAATAGGTCTCGTTTAAAGACCGTGTTCTGGACGCATCCTCCCTGCTGTTCGAATATTAAAGCTTGCCAATCCTGAACGCCTGCGCAGTTCCATTCTTCGCGCCTTTGTTATGCTTCCAGTTGGCAAGCAAGATTTATGCTTTCCGTCTCCGCTCCTTTGCTCGGCGCCATCTTGTCTTCTCGCAGCTGACTTTTCGTGATTCGAAGTTGAGAGAGAAGTAGCGTGTCACCAAAATGGCGTTGGATGGAGGCACTGTAGCTGTTTATCTCCTGTTCTCTCGGCGTTTCCAGGCGCGAggcctctgcctctccctcctcTGGTTCACCCCCGCCTTGGCGAATGGGTGTACCAGCAGCTACTGGGCCGGGACGGTGAAGCTGAAAAGCAGGATGTAGGGAAGACTTGTCCAGTTTTGGGGGGTAGGCAGCGCCCTGTTAGGCCCAACCCTGGCAGCGTCCCTGCTGCCTAGGGCTCGCTCCGTGTTTCCCAACCGCTCCACTCGCCCTAGGGCACCACTGGGCCAACACCTGCTCCTTCACCTTCTGTGACCATATGCTGAGCAAGGACTCAAGCAAGGCTGAGTGGGCCCAGCAGCCCCTCTTGGTAAAGAGCACCTTGGACTACCCTGCGGGAGCAATACCCTGTGCCACCTGGCACCGGGACACCACCTCTTGGATATTTTGGTGGAGGTAGCCCTGGCCATCATCCTCTGGTGGCCGGGTGCCAGCCGCAAGTACCATGCTATCGAGCAGTCCTTGGGTGACTCCTGCACCACAGTTCAAGGTCATATGGGATGTTCGCAAGGTGGTAGTGGGGCCTCTGGGGGGCCCTGCTACGTGCAGGCTGCCCTCAATGGGGTAGCACTCCAGGACCCAGCGGCAGCTTTCTGTAGTCTTACAGGGCTTCTACAACTGGAAGGGCCTCATTCTGGTCCCCAGTGACTGCAAGCCCTCTGTAAATGGGGATACTGGCACTCAGTGGTTGTGCTGGCCCTGCCCAGAATCTGGACGCAGGCTGCCCTGGGTGTGCCCTCACTGTCACTAGGTGAATTGGGGAACATCAGGGTTGGCTTGGCAGGTGGTGCAGGCTGGAGACATTGTGTTCCCAGGAGCACAGAGGGTAAGTGTTAAGTGGCGGTCAGAGTACCCACTGCTCCCGTGGTTGATGAAACCTTTTGCAGGTGAAATAGCGTCCCAGATAGCAGCAAGTGTTAGATCAGGCAGTTCAGCTAGCCCTGGACGGGGGTTGACAGGTTATTCTTGTTGCTAAGCCACTGGTGCAGCCTTTTGAAATGAAATGGCAGATGTGACTTTCCCACACTCACTGCCCTTACTGTCTGCTTCACCTGTAATTGTTTATGAGGGTTGTGAAAAAGGCTGCTGGGATGGGTGCCTTCACTAAATTGCAGGGGGAGGGCCAACCTGAGCAACTAGGGTCCTCAGAAGAGGAAGCGAGGTGAGGCAGACTGAGCACCAGATGTGTCAGGCTTGAAGGGATGAACCCAGTGTGGTCACACATTGACATTATCATCCCTCCTCACCAGCTGGATCCCCGAGACTCAGCCATGGAAGGCACAGAAAGGCATGTGGCAAGAAATTCAGAGCTTTAAATTCTggcagaaaagacaaggaaaaccaAGGACAGATTTGAGTAGGTTTTACTATTCTCCcactggggagggggaagggggaatCTGTCACATTAATAAACATATTTTCCCTCATTCTTCCTGATGGCATTATCTCTGCTTTCGTCTTTCAagacagagagggaaggaagataaACTTTGCCTTGGAGTCTCAGTTGAGTGATGAGAAGTGATGGTGCCCACTGGTGCCTTAGATTGTTGGAACAAATGCTCAGAGGGGTTGGTAGGTGGGTGGCCGTCTCCGGATGACGCAGAAGGTAACAAGCACCAGGGTGAGGAGGCCGAGAAGAATCAGGCCGATGATGAGAGGAAGCCAGATGAATTGGTCACTGGAACAAGAGAAACCTGGCGGAAGGGCAGGAAGTAGGCATCATAATGGTTGTGACTGGGAtacaggggaggaaggagggggggAAACGGGAGACATTAGGAAGTAGGAGATTGATGAGCCCACTTAGATGACTCCGTGGTGAATGAAAGGACAGAATGGGCAGTCCTGTAGAGGAGGAGGACAGGTGTCCTACAGTTATGACAAGCCTGAGGGAGGAGATTTTGGGGTATAAGGAGGGAGGTTATGGGCCTGGAGCAGGGCTTTCAGTACAGTGCGAGAGTTGGAAGAAGAAATGGGTCTTACTTGGCCCAAAGGCCCCTGTGGGGAGCAGCTGAGTAGCTTGTAGCTTCAGGTAAAGCAGGTCGAGGTGGAAAGCTGGTGAAAGAACGATGCTTGCATTGCTGCAACTGAAGCTCTGACCCAGGGGGGCTTGAAGCTCTCGAAGGGATGAATTCTGAGCTGAGAACATCCACTCTGAAAGAGGAAGAGTCAGCTTCATAtccatgtccccacccccaagCTTAGGTCTCTTCAGGATCCCAGACCTCTAGTGCATGTGATGAGAAAGGGAAGGTTACTCACCTGCTGCCTGTGGGAAGGACACGTTGTACTGGACAGCCATGTAGTTCAGGTAGACAGTGCTCTGTGGTGGCTCCTGGGGAGGTGACCAGGAAGGCTCAGGGCAGCAGGAGAGAGTAACATACGTGTGCACAGAGTAAGGAGCAAAATGAGGGATTGATCAGGGATCAGGCACTTGGAGGGTGAGAGTGAGGGTTCAGGGGGAAGTACCTGCTTGAATCCCAAGCTGAGCTGCCCGAAGGGGAATAAGAGGAGCACGCGGGGATGGGCACCCTCACAGCCCCCGTGGGCCTTGGTTTTGTTGGGGTTTAGTACAGAGATGCCCCAGGCCTGCAGAAGTTAAAGATGAGAGGGGTCACGAGACTACCCAGCTGTGCCACCCACGATTCCATTCCCTGCATCCCCCCAGTTTGTCTCCTCtactcttccttcctctctcaggGCCATAGCAGGCCTCGCCCACTTCCCGTCATGTCCTCCACCGTCTTCTGGCTTTACCTTCCCTCCACCCTCGGTTGGGTACAGAACTCGAATCTGAATCTGGGCTTGGAGCCGGATGCAGGGCTGGGAACCATTAGTCCACGTGTAGTCTCCTATAGCCCCCTTAGAGCCTGGGCTAGGGCTTGGGGAGGGTGGAGATGGTCCTGGGTGGGGAGAAGTGGTGGTGGGGCCTGTGCTGGTGGTGGTGCTGTTGGTTGTTGGATGAACTGTGGCATTTCTGTGTTTGGTGGTAGCAGGATTCTGAGTGGCTGTTGTGGGCTCATGGCTTGTGGTGGCTGTGGCGGTGCTGTGGCTCTTGCTAGTTCTGTGGCTGGTTGTTCCAGGGCTGCTTGTACTTTCTGCAGCTGTAGGTGTCACCGTGAAAGATGGCAGCAGGGTGGCCGATTTTTTATGAGGACAATCATTCCCAGTCTCTTGGGCTTATAGCAGAGGAAAGGCCAGTTAGCAATCCATGGGCAGGCTCCCTCCCAcctcacctgtcctttctccttacCTGCCAGTAGCCCCAGCAAGGCCACTGAGAAGAGCACAGCCAGCCTCATGACAGAACAGCCTCACTCGGGAGTCCAGCTCGCTCAATAATCTCTACACTCTTttggaaaggaggaaataagTCTTAACTTCCTGTAACACCCCCACCCTGACTCAGGCACCTCAGCCCCTGCCTCGAACCTTAGTCATTAAATCAGGACACTTGGCCCCAGTGTAAGTGGGAGCTGTCAGAGCCAAGAATGTGTGGCTACAATGATGTCTGGACATGATCCTTGGGGGCACGGTTACTTCAGCAATATGCTCCAGTTGTGACTACAGAACCAGTGAACAGCCCCCTCCCTCACTAGTCTCAAAAAATTACTAAGTTCTATTTCCACACCCTTTCCCCTTTTATCACTTCCTCTCGGATGAGACATGTGAGATGCTTATTATGCTGCAGCCTGCCCAACCCCTTCAGGTCACATGTCGTGACCATCCCTGGCCAACTAGTGGTTAACAGAAACTCAGCACAAAAAGTAAATATTAGCTGAAGTAGGGAAGGCGAGAAGTACCAAATAGTGGTGgcagagaagaaatgaagcccAAACAGGCAGTTTCCAAGtcattttattcagaattttgtgttttgtttcctgaATCAATAAATACTATacaaaacaatgtaaaaatgGCTACCATTTTTTCTCCCCTGCTCCCCCCACCTGGGAACAATCCCCTGGGCCACGTTAACTGAGGGGTTCTCCCTCCAGATTTGGTCCAGCAAATGAGGTTGAGTGACATAGCCTCTTGAGAATCGTTTTCAGAGGAAtccagctggggtggggagagcctCTGGGACTTGGAGGCTGACTAGGTTAGGGAAATGGATTAGTGTTTTTGGGAGAAGAGACGGCGCCAGGGGCAAGAGCCTACCCCAAAGAAAAGGGTGTCTAAAATGTTCACGGTTCCTTCTTTTTGCCTCAAAAAGTgacatttattcaaagaaaaaaaaaaatgacaagatgTCCATCCCTtggctcccttccctcccccctccTGCTGTTCCTCCTCAGACCCCCACCCCAAGGATTGAATCCTGGCTGGGGCTAGGTAGCAGGACCACCCCTCTTAGATGAGGTCAGCAACATTGAGGGGCATCTCCTCAATGGAGGTGTTGTAGAAGGTCTCAATGTCTCGAAGAGTTCTCTTATCTTCTTCTGTCACCATGTTAATAGCCACACCCTTCCGGCCAAATCGTCCACCACGACCGATTCTACAAAACAACATCTTAGGTTAAGTGAGGAAATCAGAGGCTTCAGCCCAGGGATGGTTGGATGAAGATTCCAAATGTGCACTTACCTGTGGATATAGTTTtccctgttggtgggaaggtcATAATTGATGACTAAAGAAACCTGCTGCACATCAATGCCTCTGGCCTATGTCAAGAAAGATACAACTTCAGCATGTCAGTGAGAACAATCTATCCAGAAAGGAATCAAGTATACATGTAGGCAGCCAagagaagcaaaggaaacaaacatcCCCTTCTCCCACAAAATCTGTGGCATGCCAAATTTTATTCCAAGTTGCTACTTTCCTGAAGAAGGCACTAGCCAGCCCCTTGGAGAGGGAATCACCTTGGGTCCTCCCGTTTTCCTTCCCAGTCTTCATTCCCCTTTGCTTACCAGCAGGTCGGTGGTAATCAACACTCGGCTAGAGCCTGAGCGGAACTCCCTCATGATTACATCTCGTTCCTTTTGGTCCATATCACCATGCTAGAACAGCAACAGGAGAGTGTAACAGGTTGGAACATTACTTCTCAGAGAACTGGCTGTTAAAGTGGGGTGCTGACATAACATGTTGGTTTCAAAGGTGAGAAAACACACCATGGCAGAAACAGTGAAATCTCGGGCGTGCATCTTCTCAGTGAGCCAATCAACCTTCCTTCGAGTGTTGATGAAGATGACTGCCTGAGTGATGGTCAGGGTTTCATACAAGTCACACAGTGTGTCCAGCTTCcactcctgggggtgggggtaggggtgggagggaCAATCAGTCAGGGGCTATACCCAACAACTTGCCAGCAGGCCCGCCTCCTGCACTGGGCCCCACCTCTCGTTCCACATTGATGTAGAACTGGCGGATACCCTCCAGGGTCAACTCTTCCTTCTTGACAAGAATCCGAATGGGGTCCCTCATGAACTTTTTGGTCACTTCAAGCACATCAGAAGGCATTGTAGCTGACAGCAAAACCacctaatggggaaaaaaagaacatctcATTGAGGATACTCCATGATGCCTGCCACCTTCCCCAATACCAAGGGAAACTGAAGCCAGTGCATAAAAAGGCTTGAGACTCCAGAATTCTTCATGGTTCCTCTGGCACTCCCTATTACTCCTCTATTACCCCAACCACACCGCAATCTATAAAGGAATCATCTGTAATCTATACAAGCAAGTCTCTGTCAATGAGTTTTCTCACCTGGGTATTACTATTGAGCTTTTGGAATATGTCGTAGATCTGGTCCTTGAATCCACGGCTTAACATTTCATCAGCTTCATCCAGTACAAACATCTTGATGTACTTGGGAGCTACagg of Manis javanica isolate MJ-LG chromosome 4, MJ_LKY, whole genome shotgun sequence contains these proteins:
- the CD68 gene encoding macrosialin, coding for MRLAVLFSVALLGLLAAQETGNDCPHKKSATLLPSFTVTPTAAESTSSPGTTSHRTSKSHSTATATTSHEPTTATQNPATTKHRNATVHPTTNSTTTSTGPTTTSPHPGPSPPSPSPSPGSKGAIGDYTWTNGSQPCIRLQAQIQIRVLYPTEGGGKAWGISVLNPNKTKAHGGCEGAHPRVLLLFPFGQLSLGFKQEPPQSTVYLNYMAVQYNVSFPQAAEWMFSAQNSSLRELQAPLGQSFSCSNASIVLSPAFHLDLLYLKLQATQLLPTGAFGPSFSCSSDQFIWLPLIIGLILLGLLTLVLVTFCVIRRRPPTYQPL
- the EIF4A1 gene encoding eukaryotic initiation factor 4A-I, which encodes MSASQDSRSRDNGPDGMEPEGVIESNWNEIVDSFDDMNLSESLLRGIYAYGFEKPSAIQQRAILPCIKGYDVIAQAQSGTGKTATFAISILQQIELDLKATQALVLAPTRELAQQIQKVVMALGDYMGASCHACIGGTNVRAEVQKLQMEAPHIIVGTPGRVFDMLNRRYLSPKYIKMFVLDEADEMLSRGFKDQIYDIFQKLNSNTQVVLLSATMPSDVLEVTKKFMRDPIRILVKKEELTLEGIRQFYINVEREEWKLDTLCDLYETLTITQAVIFINTRRKVDWLTEKMHARDFTVSAMHGDMDQKERDVIMREFRSGSSRVLITTDLLARGIDVQQVSLVINYDLPTNRENYIHRIGRGGRFGRKGVAINMVTEEDKRTLRDIETFYNTSIEEMPLNVADLI